A window of Mytilus edulis chromosome 10, xbMytEdul2.2, whole genome shotgun sequence contains these coding sequences:
- the LOC139490754 gene encoding uncharacterized protein isoform X2, whose product MCAGILLCGLGGMGKTSLANTLCYRLRGECWKTIKIELREQVTYRHFLRVSVQSIMKESNVLVSGSGIQTSDNDQIEERTDQILIEELNLRQKLLEHISEKLRRKLIILFDNLDDETTEEACATNSTIEQSKIMEFFKSLLEIMTANKDCQTRLIITSRNNFLLTTGKELRSLLLKIEVDSLVIEDARKLTSKCTKQCKLNDQQIDAIVTVCCACPLAIRVISDAINDSPNSTHIISLIQKRTDPILSPLLQIYECLSQPFEKLKENKSTLCQLSLFGTTKFDMNSAANIIFGKFETSMEKKEIIKKLTELKLTILLFKSRHLIEIENDECLYSPSGQIADIELEDLFARQKIYSLHPLVCKFLKDKADDKEIVGDIRKAKYNYIVYFDELVLNIGQEYESNFLVAREKSEKLKIHILKYIELMKEYDSFSNIQYLQTSSTSEDAKRRSQVVQMICVLENHLSFIESMISKIETRTISKLSWEIEHVAAILRYQHYFENIEGKCKQILQELNSFASNNLSEVETIQLSILKGRTYFFLGTLTTDSDPGYSEESLLEAKQIFESQKLTQRQESLSYLGDIYNGLGYLLYRKKDKQNRIKDLEKAIQMHKQALKCSSNSQNESIVIYYSNIAACHFELSTKFKNDKRTREREKSLDCYNNSVDLAKCYGMDTSDIYLRKLLDRGNVFIMLWQLEKAAKDFEECSNLVKKLYEKPSRIEILIRHAQGHLIRRKIQLGGISNDETADLVIKGTEVYEELKNILSPTLLPGNSTKFKQIRRYHMDFLRDYNDDDLVINAKRFYSAYHSVDSTNDSSGKPTISESVSSSNDEMEEPQNFKLPLSTPKYISGRDSNPATRCRASSTSSGFYSMNSSTSDIESVSSLKTNSTSRQYSWSDDDVFPKRQSSFESAVERMEDKTSTNKSSTPKSPLPKSSTTFEVGEAHNKRQLSEDDKSNSSDWNLPHKLNTEYEIRLLEANSRACDTSTKKYKKEKLEEIVNELEDLIPSVKPRMRTLVKDLDSGEAELVDDKRGRLSLQYKD is encoded by the exons ATGTGTGCAGGTATTCTACTATGTGGTTTAGGAGGAATGGGAAAGACCAGTCTTGCTAACACACTCTGTTACAGACTCCGAGGTGAATGttggaaaacaattaaaattgagCTAAG ggaGCAGGTAACCTACAGACATTTCTTGCGGGTTTCCGTTCAAAGTATTATGAAAGAATCAAATGTACTGGTGTCAGGTAGTGGGATTCAAACATCAGATAATGACCAGATTGAAGAGAGAACAGATCAAATTCTCATTGAGGAGCTTAATCTGCGACAGAAACTTTTAGAACATATTTCAGAAAAGTTAAGAAGGAAAC ttattattttatttgacaacCTTGATGACGAGACTACAGAAGAAGCATGTGCTACAAATAGTACCATCGAACAATCAAAGATTATGGAATTCTTTAAGTCTTTACTTGAAATTATGACAGCCAATAAAGACTGCCAG ACTAGACTTATTATAACATCAAGGAATAACTTCCTGTTAACTACTGGTAAGGAATTAAGAAGTCTTCTGCTAAAAATTGAAGTAGACAGCTTAGTCATTGAGGATGCAAGAAAGCTTACTTCAAAGTGTACGAAACAG tgCAAACTGAATGATCAACAAATTGATGCCATTGTGACAGTTTGCTGTGCATGTCCACTTGCCATTCGGGTTATCAGTGATGCCATAAATGACTCCCCAAATAGTACTCATATAATTTCCCTTATTCAGAAAAGAACAGATCCGATTTTGTCGCCATTGTTGCAGATTTATGAATGCTTAAGCCAACCATTTGAAaaactaaaggaaaacaaatctACTTTATGTCAGCTTTCACTTTTTGGTACAACGAAATTTGACATGAATTCAGCAGCTAACATTATATTTGGAAAATTTGAAACCAGCATGGAAAAGAAAGAAATCATTAAAAAGCTCACAGAATTAAAACTTACCATTTTGCTTTTTAAAAGTCGACACCTTATCGAAATAGAAAATGACGAATGTTTGTACAGCCCTAGCGGTCAAATTGCGGACATAGAACTCGAGGACCTATTTGCTAGACAGAAAATATATTCTCTACATCCTCTTGTTTGCAAATTTTTAAAGGACAAAGCAGACGACAAAGAAATTGTTGGTGACATTAGAAAAGCTAAATATAACTACATAGTATATTTTGATGAGCTAGTTCTAAATATTGGTCAAGAATATGAATCAAATTTTTTAGTTGCTAGAGAAAAGTCTGAAAAACTAAAAATTcacatattaaaatatatagaatTAATGAAAGAATATGACAGCTTTTCTAATATACAATATCTACAAACATCATCAACATCTGAAGATGCTAAAAGACGAAGTCAAGTAGTTCAAATGATTTGTGTACTGGAAAATCATTTATCTTTTATTGAATCTATGATATCGAAAATTGAAACACGTACTATATCAAAACTTAGCTGGGAGATAGAACATGTAGCAGCAATTTTAAGATATCAGCACTACTTTGAAAATATTGAAGGTAAATGCAAGCAGATTTTACAAGAGCTCAATTCATTCGCATCAAATAATTTGAGTGAAGTGGAAACAATTCAGCTATCTATTTTAAAAGGACGAACATATTTTTTCTTAGGAACCCTCACGACAGACTCAGATCCAGGATATTCAGAAGAAAGTTTATTGGAAGCAAAGCAGATTTTTGAATCACAAAAGTTGACTCAAAGGCAAGAATCTTTATCATACTTGGGCGACATTTATAACGGCTTAGGCTATCTTCTTTATCGaaagaaagacaaacaaaacCGGATAAAAGATCTTGAAAAAGCTATACAGATGCACAAACAAGCTCTTAAATGTTCATCAAACAGTCAAAATGAAAGTATTGTCATATACTATTCAAATATTGCAGCATGCCATTTTGAGCTATCAACTAAATTCAAAAACGATAAACGAACACGCGAAAGAGAAAAATCTTTGGATTGCTACAATAATTCAGTTGACCTTGCGAAATGTTATGGCATGGATACTTCAGATATTTACCTACGTAAACTTTTAGACAGAGGAAATGTTTTTATCATGCTGTGGCAGTTAGAGAAAGCTGCAAAAGATTTTGAAGAGTGCTCAAATTTGGTAAAGAAGCTGTATGAAAAACCAAGTAGGATCGAAATACTTATACGTCATGCACAAGGACATTTAATTAGAAGAAAAATACAACTTGGgg GTATATCGAATGATGAAACTGCTGACTTAGTCATCAAAGGAACAGAGGTATACgaggaattgaaaaatattctTTCGCCTACCCTACTACCTGGTAATAGcactaaatttaaacaaattcgaAGGTATCATATGGACTTCCTCAGGGACTATAATGATGACGATTTGGTGATAAATGCTAAAAGGTTTTATTCG gcGTACCATTCTGTGGATTCGACAAATGACTCTAGTGGTAAACCTACGATATCAGAATCGGTGTCAAGTAGTAATGACGAAATGGAAGAACCACAAAATTTCAAGCTTCCGCTATCCACTCCTAAATATATTTCAGGAAGGGACTCAAATCCGGCAACACGATGTAGAGCATCTAGCACAAGTTCTGGTTTTTATAGTATGAATTCCTCTACCTCGGACATCGAGAGTGTCAGCTCATTAAAAACTAATTCTACGTCGAGACAGTACAGTTGGTCGGATGACGATGTTTTCCCCAAAAGACAGTCATCTTTTGAAAGTGCAGTAGAGAGAATGGAAGACAAAACAAGTACAAACAAAAGCAGTACACCTAAATCACCCCTCCCTAAATCAAGTACAACATTTGAAGTTGGAGAAGCACACAATAAGCGACAGCTGAGTGAAG ATGACAAATCAAATTCATCAGATTGGAATCTTCCACACAAATTGAATACAGAATATGAAATTAGACTTTTGGAGGCGAATTCTCGAGCGTGTGACACCAGTACGAAGAAGTATAAAAAGGAGAAGCTGG AAGAAATAGTAAATGAATTAGAGGATCTTATACCATCAGTAAAACCAAGGATGAGAACACTCGTAAAAGATCTTGACTCGGGGGAAG ctGAGCTAGTCGATGACAAAAGAGGCAGACTTTCCCTCCAGTATAAAGATTGA
- the LOC139490754 gene encoding uncharacterized protein isoform X1 — protein sequence MCAGILLCGLGGMGKTSLANTLCYRLRGECWKTIKIELREQVTYRHFLRVSVQSIMKESNVLVSGSGIQTSDNDQIEERTDQILIEELNLRQKLLEHISEKLRRKLIILFDNLDDETTEEACATNSTIEQSKIMEFFKSLLEIMTANKDCQTRLIITSRNNFLLTTGKELRSLLLKIEVDSLVIEDARKLTSKCTKQCKLNDQQIDAIVTVCCACPLAIRVISDAINDSPNSTHIISLIQKRTDPILSPLLQIYECLSQPFEKLKENKSTLCQLSLFGTTKFDMNSAANIIFGKFETSMEKKEIIKKLTELKLTILLFKSRHLIEIENDECLYSPSGQIADIELEDLFARQKIYSLHPLVCKFLKDKADDKEIVGDIRKAKYNYIVYFDELVLNIGQEYESNFLVAREKSEKLKIHILKYIELMKEYDSFSNIQYLQTSSTSEDAKRRSQVVQMICVLENHLSFIESMISKIETRTISKLSWEIEHVAAILRYQHYFENIEGKCKQILQELNSFASNNLSEVETIQLSILKGRTYFFLGTLTTDSDPGYSEESLLEAKQIFESQKLTQRQESLSYLGDIYNGLGYLLYRKKDKQNRIKDLEKAIQMHKQALKCSSNSQNESIVIYYSNIAACHFELSTKFKNDKRTREREKSLDCYNNSVDLAKCYGMDTSDIYLRKLLDRGNVFIMLWQLEKAAKDFEECSNLVKKLYEKPSRIEILIRHAQGHLIRRKIQLGGISNDETADLVIKGTEVYEELKNILSPTLLPGNSTKFKQIRRYHMDFLRDYNDDDLVINAKRFYSAYHSVDSTNDSSGKPTISESVSSSNDEMEEPQNFKLPLSTPKYISGRDSNPATRCRASSTSSGFYSMNSSTSDIESVSSLKTNSTSRQYSWSDDDVFPKRQSSFESAVERMEDKTSTNKSSTPKSPLPKSSTTFEVGEAHNKRQLSEDDKSNSSDWNLPHKLNTEYEIRLLEANSRACDTSTKKYKKEKLEEIVNELEDLIPSVKPRMRTLVKDLDSGEGKCICNFTRSISIKHSAELVDDKRGRLSLQYKD from the exons ATGTGTGCAGGTATTCTACTATGTGGTTTAGGAGGAATGGGAAAGACCAGTCTTGCTAACACACTCTGTTACAGACTCCGAGGTGAATGttggaaaacaattaaaattgagCTAAG ggaGCAGGTAACCTACAGACATTTCTTGCGGGTTTCCGTTCAAAGTATTATGAAAGAATCAAATGTACTGGTGTCAGGTAGTGGGATTCAAACATCAGATAATGACCAGATTGAAGAGAGAACAGATCAAATTCTCATTGAGGAGCTTAATCTGCGACAGAAACTTTTAGAACATATTTCAGAAAAGTTAAGAAGGAAAC ttattattttatttgacaacCTTGATGACGAGACTACAGAAGAAGCATGTGCTACAAATAGTACCATCGAACAATCAAAGATTATGGAATTCTTTAAGTCTTTACTTGAAATTATGACAGCCAATAAAGACTGCCAG ACTAGACTTATTATAACATCAAGGAATAACTTCCTGTTAACTACTGGTAAGGAATTAAGAAGTCTTCTGCTAAAAATTGAAGTAGACAGCTTAGTCATTGAGGATGCAAGAAAGCTTACTTCAAAGTGTACGAAACAG tgCAAACTGAATGATCAACAAATTGATGCCATTGTGACAGTTTGCTGTGCATGTCCACTTGCCATTCGGGTTATCAGTGATGCCATAAATGACTCCCCAAATAGTACTCATATAATTTCCCTTATTCAGAAAAGAACAGATCCGATTTTGTCGCCATTGTTGCAGATTTATGAATGCTTAAGCCAACCATTTGAAaaactaaaggaaaacaaatctACTTTATGTCAGCTTTCACTTTTTGGTACAACGAAATTTGACATGAATTCAGCAGCTAACATTATATTTGGAAAATTTGAAACCAGCATGGAAAAGAAAGAAATCATTAAAAAGCTCACAGAATTAAAACTTACCATTTTGCTTTTTAAAAGTCGACACCTTATCGAAATAGAAAATGACGAATGTTTGTACAGCCCTAGCGGTCAAATTGCGGACATAGAACTCGAGGACCTATTTGCTAGACAGAAAATATATTCTCTACATCCTCTTGTTTGCAAATTTTTAAAGGACAAAGCAGACGACAAAGAAATTGTTGGTGACATTAGAAAAGCTAAATATAACTACATAGTATATTTTGATGAGCTAGTTCTAAATATTGGTCAAGAATATGAATCAAATTTTTTAGTTGCTAGAGAAAAGTCTGAAAAACTAAAAATTcacatattaaaatatatagaatTAATGAAAGAATATGACAGCTTTTCTAATATACAATATCTACAAACATCATCAACATCTGAAGATGCTAAAAGACGAAGTCAAGTAGTTCAAATGATTTGTGTACTGGAAAATCATTTATCTTTTATTGAATCTATGATATCGAAAATTGAAACACGTACTATATCAAAACTTAGCTGGGAGATAGAACATGTAGCAGCAATTTTAAGATATCAGCACTACTTTGAAAATATTGAAGGTAAATGCAAGCAGATTTTACAAGAGCTCAATTCATTCGCATCAAATAATTTGAGTGAAGTGGAAACAATTCAGCTATCTATTTTAAAAGGACGAACATATTTTTTCTTAGGAACCCTCACGACAGACTCAGATCCAGGATATTCAGAAGAAAGTTTATTGGAAGCAAAGCAGATTTTTGAATCACAAAAGTTGACTCAAAGGCAAGAATCTTTATCATACTTGGGCGACATTTATAACGGCTTAGGCTATCTTCTTTATCGaaagaaagacaaacaaaacCGGATAAAAGATCTTGAAAAAGCTATACAGATGCACAAACAAGCTCTTAAATGTTCATCAAACAGTCAAAATGAAAGTATTGTCATATACTATTCAAATATTGCAGCATGCCATTTTGAGCTATCAACTAAATTCAAAAACGATAAACGAACACGCGAAAGAGAAAAATCTTTGGATTGCTACAATAATTCAGTTGACCTTGCGAAATGTTATGGCATGGATACTTCAGATATTTACCTACGTAAACTTTTAGACAGAGGAAATGTTTTTATCATGCTGTGGCAGTTAGAGAAAGCTGCAAAAGATTTTGAAGAGTGCTCAAATTTGGTAAAGAAGCTGTATGAAAAACCAAGTAGGATCGAAATACTTATACGTCATGCACAAGGACATTTAATTAGAAGAAAAATACAACTTGGgg GTATATCGAATGATGAAACTGCTGACTTAGTCATCAAAGGAACAGAGGTATACgaggaattgaaaaatattctTTCGCCTACCCTACTACCTGGTAATAGcactaaatttaaacaaattcgaAGGTATCATATGGACTTCCTCAGGGACTATAATGATGACGATTTGGTGATAAATGCTAAAAGGTTTTATTCG gcGTACCATTCTGTGGATTCGACAAATGACTCTAGTGGTAAACCTACGATATCAGAATCGGTGTCAAGTAGTAATGACGAAATGGAAGAACCACAAAATTTCAAGCTTCCGCTATCCACTCCTAAATATATTTCAGGAAGGGACTCAAATCCGGCAACACGATGTAGAGCATCTAGCACAAGTTCTGGTTTTTATAGTATGAATTCCTCTACCTCGGACATCGAGAGTGTCAGCTCATTAAAAACTAATTCTACGTCGAGACAGTACAGTTGGTCGGATGACGATGTTTTCCCCAAAAGACAGTCATCTTTTGAAAGTGCAGTAGAGAGAATGGAAGACAAAACAAGTACAAACAAAAGCAGTACACCTAAATCACCCCTCCCTAAATCAAGTACAACATTTGAAGTTGGAGAAGCACACAATAAGCGACAGCTGAGTGAAG ATGACAAATCAAATTCATCAGATTGGAATCTTCCACACAAATTGAATACAGAATATGAAATTAGACTTTTGGAGGCGAATTCTCGAGCGTGTGACACCAGTACGAAGAAGTATAAAAAGGAGAAGCTGG AAGAAATAGTAAATGAATTAGAGGATCTTATACCATCAGTAAAACCAAGGATGAGAACACTCGTAAAAGATCTTGACTCGGGGGAAGGCAAGTGTATATGTAACTTTACCAGATCTATCTCCATAAAACATAGTG ctGAGCTAGTCGATGACAAAAGAGGCAGACTTTCCCTCCAGTATAAAGATTGA